The Paraburkholderia fungorum genome window below encodes:
- a CDS encoding AAA family ATPase: MYDQTIVAPEVLVDDGELVLSRVIGRQDGEAALLLTPSHDCRLPSARVVERLTNAMSLRASLDIRGVARPRRLIELDGQPALVLDDPGGLPLAGMLGAPWPLRRFLDVARALAAALAGLHRHDLIVRDVRPATILVTDENSVALTRFGMTSVASDGGAAPDPSVLAMTEVGSLIYIAPELTGRMSRRVDRRCDLYSLGVVLYQMLTGELPFDATTAAEWIHSHMTRQPAPVAGRVADVPPVVASIVTTLLAKSADDRYQSATALEADLGRCLDQWIAQAAIDTFELTTHDAVQRLTIPDQLYGRRAPLDELDAAFARIARAGRCELVLVAGHSGVGKSALVSRFARDLTGRYVAGKFDQYKRDIPYATLAQAFQTPIRQILTGSDEQVAHWRERLRDALGSNGQLLVDVIPELELVVGAQPPLPALSPQDAQARFHTAMRRFIAVFAQPGEPLVLFLDDLQWIDAATLSLLEQLVAVAPVHDLLIVGAYRDNEVGATHPLARVIESIRTAAGNVSEIVLQPLVADDLCQLIADALGSDCASARPLAGLLYDKTGGNPLFASQLLMTLADSGQLVFDRSSSAWRWTVDTIREHLSSGDIVDLMVDKIDGLSAESRDALAYLACLGDAVPLATLAQVSGHAPRRIETALADAVSVGLVQHVDGAYRMTHDRVQEAAYARIAPDARPALHLKIARALLAQTRPDQIERGVFEIVSQFNRALDLLASPAEREQAATLNLMAARRAKSSTAFASARLYLTTGLALCDANAWTDNYPLVFALDYLLAECEFLTGETEHARIRLETLATRAANLVDRASVAWLRVTLFTALDRSDVAVELCLEYLRSVGVDWSAHPTRDAACDEYQALLAQIDGRPIASLIDLPLLNDRDRQATLDVLTAVLPPAFFSDENLVCLVLCRMANLGLAHGNSDASSLGYAYLGMVAGPCFGDYEAGFQFGELGLALVDERGLDRFRARVYMCFAYHVMPWTRHIGAGLPLLRRAFDAASEQGDLTYMGFSSCTLITSLLAAGTNLAEIERQAQERLELVQAAKFGLIVDIITGQLRLIRMLRGVPQDAAFDEADFEAHLASDPCLAIAACWYWIRKLQACYLAGDIDGALIAADFAEPLLWTSSGHFEVAEFHFYAMLARSSKLESGAALPAGLHAHYGQLSQWADHGPDNFGCRFSLVQAELARIAGAQMDAMRHYDSAIAQARAHGFVQIDALAHERAAAFYDAAGFAAIAQLYWRNARVAWSTWGAASRVAAIDARGLGIEETPGSAIVRTATSVAPSVHGMPLDSLDLVGIVESSQALFGEVELERVIRILMNVMLEHAGAERGLLVIPRGDALCIEAEATTGRTGIQVGVNARAVAENALPLSLLHYAIRTRQFVLLDNAQPLPPEFSADPYLLAARPRSALCLPLMNQKRLIGALYLENNQMSGVFTPSRVSVLRLLASQAAISLENSSLQQREALLEEKDALLKEVHHRVKNNLQLISSLLNLQAANVTDPAVAELFSDSRNRVRSMALVHENLYRAGNFARIPMATHIERLCGHLARAYDLHRQRVVLELAVDEIELDMNTATSCGLIINELVSNALKHAFAGRGGKLCVSLQRDVQHDGNAHYVLRVADDGVGIDKDFAAGNASSLGLQLVGDLTQQIGGALAVETGPGTAFTVTFNTAGERAH; this comes from the coding sequence ATGTACGACCAGACCATCGTTGCGCCTGAGGTCCTCGTGGACGATGGGGAGCTTGTGCTGTCGCGCGTCATCGGCAGGCAGGACGGTGAAGCGGCGCTTCTGCTGACGCCGTCTCACGATTGCCGGTTGCCGTCCGCCCGCGTGGTCGAGCGGCTCACGAATGCTATGTCGTTGCGTGCATCGCTCGATATACGCGGTGTCGCGCGGCCGCGCCGGTTGATCGAACTTGATGGCCAGCCCGCGCTCGTCCTCGACGATCCCGGCGGCCTGCCGCTCGCGGGCATGCTCGGTGCGCCGTGGCCGCTCAGACGGTTTCTCGACGTGGCACGCGCGCTCGCCGCCGCACTCGCCGGCTTGCATCGACACGATCTGATCGTGCGCGACGTGCGGCCCGCGACCATTCTCGTGACGGATGAAAATTCGGTTGCGCTAACGCGCTTCGGCATGACGTCGGTTGCATCGGATGGCGGCGCTGCGCCCGATCCGTCTGTTCTCGCCATGACGGAAGTCGGCTCGCTGATCTATATCGCGCCGGAATTGACCGGCCGCATGAGCCGCCGGGTCGACCGGCGCTGCGATCTTTATTCGCTCGGCGTCGTGTTGTATCAGATGCTCACCGGCGAATTGCCGTTCGACGCAACGACCGCCGCCGAGTGGATTCACTCGCACATGACGCGGCAGCCCGCGCCAGTTGCGGGGCGCGTGGCCGACGTGCCGCCCGTGGTCGCGTCGATCGTGACGACGCTGCTCGCGAAGAGTGCCGACGACCGCTATCAGAGCGCGACCGCGCTCGAAGCGGACCTGGGTCGCTGTCTCGATCAATGGATCGCGCAGGCCGCAATCGACACATTCGAACTGACCACGCACGATGCCGTGCAGCGTTTGACGATTCCCGACCAGCTATACGGACGCCGCGCGCCGCTCGATGAACTCGACGCGGCGTTTGCGCGTATCGCGCGAGCGGGACGCTGTGAACTGGTGCTGGTGGCTGGGCATTCCGGGGTTGGCAAGTCGGCGCTGGTCAGTCGCTTTGCACGCGATCTGACAGGCCGCTACGTCGCCGGAAAGTTCGATCAGTACAAGCGCGACATTCCATATGCAACGCTCGCGCAGGCGTTTCAGACACCAATCCGCCAGATTCTGACGGGCAGCGACGAACAGGTCGCGCATTGGCGCGAGCGTCTGCGCGATGCGCTCGGATCGAACGGGCAGTTGCTGGTCGACGTCATTCCCGAACTGGAACTGGTGGTCGGCGCGCAGCCTCCGTTGCCCGCGTTGTCGCCGCAAGATGCGCAGGCGCGCTTTCACACGGCGATGCGCCGCTTTATCGCCGTATTCGCGCAGCCGGGCGAGCCGCTCGTGCTCTTTCTCGACGACTTGCAGTGGATCGACGCGGCTACGTTGTCGCTGCTGGAACAACTCGTGGCCGTCGCGCCGGTACACGATCTGCTGATTGTCGGCGCCTATCGCGACAACGAAGTCGGCGCGACGCATCCGCTGGCTCGCGTGATCGAGTCGATCAGGACGGCGGCCGGCAATGTCAGCGAGATCGTGCTGCAGCCGCTCGTCGCGGACGATCTGTGCCAGTTGATCGCCGACGCGTTGGGTAGCGACTGCGCGAGCGCGCGTCCGCTTGCGGGTTTGCTGTACGACAAAACCGGCGGCAATCCGCTGTTCGCCAGCCAGTTGCTGATGACGCTCGCCGACAGCGGCCAACTCGTGTTCGATCGCTCGTCGAGCGCATGGCGCTGGACTGTCGATACGATTCGCGAGCATCTGTCGTCCGGCGATATCGTCGATCTGATGGTGGACAAGATCGACGGGTTGTCGGCCGAAAGCCGGGATGCGCTCGCCTATCTCGCCTGCCTCGGCGACGCCGTGCCGCTCGCCACGCTCGCGCAGGTGAGTGGTCACGCGCCCCGGCGAATCGAAACCGCGCTCGCGGATGCGGTGAGCGTCGGCCTGGTTCAGCATGTCGACGGCGCTTACCGGATGACCCACGATCGGGTGCAGGAAGCCGCCTACGCGCGAATCGCACCCGACGCGCGCCCGGCGCTGCATCTGAAGATCGCGCGCGCGTTGCTTGCGCAGACGCGGCCCGATCAGATCGAACGCGGCGTGTTCGAAATCGTCAGCCAGTTCAATCGCGCGCTCGATCTGCTGGCGAGTCCCGCCGAACGCGAGCAGGCCGCAACCCTGAATCTGATGGCCGCGCGGCGGGCGAAAAGCTCGACCGCGTTTGCGTCGGCGCGGCTGTATCTGACAACCGGGCTCGCGCTGTGTGACGCGAACGCGTGGACCGACAACTATCCGCTGGTGTTCGCGCTCGACTACCTTCTCGCCGAGTGCGAATTCTTGACCGGCGAGACAGAGCACGCGCGAATCCGCCTCGAAACGCTGGCAACGCGGGCCGCGAATCTCGTGGACCGCGCGTCGGTCGCCTGGCTGCGCGTCACGCTTTTCACGGCGCTCGATCGCAGCGACGTCGCGGTGGAGCTGTGCCTGGAGTATCTGCGCAGCGTCGGCGTCGATTGGTCCGCGCACCCGACGCGCGACGCGGCGTGCGACGAATATCAGGCGTTGCTCGCGCAGATCGACGGGCGGCCGATTGCATCGCTGATCGACTTGCCGTTGCTGAACGACCGCGACCGTCAGGCGACGCTCGACGTGCTGACCGCCGTGTTGCCGCCCGCGTTTTTCAGCGACGAGAACCTGGTCTGCCTCGTGTTGTGCCGGATGGCGAATCTCGGTCTCGCGCATGGAAATAGCGATGCGTCGTCGCTCGGTTACGCGTATCTCGGCATGGTGGCGGGGCCCTGTTTCGGCGACTACGAGGCGGGCTTCCAGTTCGGCGAACTCGGTCTCGCACTGGTCGACGAGCGCGGGCTCGACCGCTTCCGTGCGCGCGTCTACATGTGTTTCGCGTACCACGTGATGCCGTGGACGCGCCACATCGGCGCGGGCCTGCCACTGCTGCGGCGCGCGTTCGACGCCGCCAGCGAGCAAGGTGATCTCACGTACATGGGCTTCAGTTCGTGCACGCTGATCACGAGCCTACTGGCCGCAGGGACGAACCTCGCTGAGATCGAGCGTCAGGCGCAGGAGCGGCTGGAACTCGTGCAAGCCGCGAAGTTCGGCCTGATCGTGGATATCATCACCGGCCAGTTGCGACTGATCCGTATGCTGCGCGGCGTGCCTCAGGATGCGGCGTTCGACGAAGCCGATTTCGAGGCGCATCTTGCGTCCGACCCGTGCCTGGCGATTGCCGCTTGCTGGTACTGGATTCGCAAATTGCAGGCGTGCTATCTGGCCGGCGACATCGACGGTGCGCTGATAGCAGCCGATTTTGCGGAGCCGTTGCTATGGACGTCGTCCGGGCATTTCGAGGTCGCCGAATTTCATTTCTATGCGATGCTGGCGCGCTCGTCGAAGCTGGAGTCCGGCGCGGCGCTGCCGGCCGGGTTGCACGCGCATTACGGGCAGTTGTCGCAATGGGCTGATCACGGTCCGGATAATTTTGGTTGCCGGTTCAGCCTGGTGCAGGCGGAACTGGCGCGCATCGCCGGTGCACAAATGGACGCGATGCGTCATTACGACAGCGCGATTGCGCAGGCCCGCGCGCATGGTTTCGTTCAGATCGATGCGCTCGCGCATGAACGGGCCGCCGCCTTTTACGATGCCGCAGGTTTCGCTGCCATCGCGCAGCTTTATTGGCGCAATGCGCGCGTTGCGTGGTCGACATGGGGCGCGGCGAGCCGGGTTGCGGCTATCGACGCGCGTGGGCTCGGCATCGAAGAAACGCCTGGCTCCGCGATCGTGCGGACGGCAACGAGTGTGGCGCCGTCCGTCCACGGGATGCCGCTCGACAGTCTCGATCTTGTCGGGATCGTCGAATCGTCGCAGGCGCTGTTTGGTGAGGTAGAACTGGAGCGCGTCATCCGTATTCTGATGAACGTGATGCTCGAACATGCCGGTGCCGAACGCGGACTGCTCGTGATTCCGCGAGGCGACGCGCTGTGTATCGAAGCCGAAGCCACGACGGGCCGCACCGGCATTCAGGTGGGCGTGAATGCCCGCGCGGTGGCGGAGAATGCGCTGCCGCTTTCGTTGCTGCACTACGCAATCCGTACCCGGCAATTCGTCCTGCTCGACAACGCGCAACCGCTGCCGCCCGAGTTTTCCGCCGATCCCTATCTGCTCGCCGCGCGGCCGCGTTCGGCACTGTGTTTGCCGTTGATGAACCAGAAGCGGCTGATCGGCGCGCTATACCTCGAAAACAACCAGATGTCCGGCGTATTCACGCCGTCGCGCGTGTCAGTGTTGCGGTTGCTCGCATCGCAGGCCGCCATCTCGCTCGAAAATTCATCGCTACAACAAAGAGAAGCGCTGCTTGAAGAGAAAGACGCGCTGCTGAAGGAAGTCCATCATCGCGTGAAAAACAATCTGCAACTGATCAGCAGTCTGCTTAATCTGCAGGCTGCCAACGTGACCGATCCGGCCGTCGCCGAACTGTTTTCGGATAGCCGCAATCGGGTTCGTTCAATGGCGCTCGTGCATGAAAACCTGTATCGCGCCGGCAATTTCGCGCGTATTCCGATGGCGACGCATATCGAGCGATTGTGCGGGCACCTTGCGCGTGCGTACGATCTGCACCGTCAGCGGGTCGTGCTGGAACTCGCTGTCGACGAGATCGAACTGGACATGAACACGGCAACCTCATGCGGGTTGATCATCAACGAACTCGTGTCGAATGCGCTCAAGCATGCGTTCGCGGGACGCGGCGGGAAGCTGTGCGTGTCGTTGCAACGCGATGTGCAGCACGATGGCAACGCGCACTACGTGCTGCGTGTCGCGGACGACGGCGTCGGCATCGACAAGGACTTTGCTGCGGGCAATGCAAGTTCGCTCGGCCTGCAACTGGTCGGCGACCTGACGCAGCAGATAGGCGGCGCGCTTGCCGTCGAGACCGGGCCGGGCACCGCCTTCACGGTCACGTTCAACACCGCTGGCGAGCGGGCTCACTGA
- a CDS encoding response regulator transcription factor, with product MKILLVEDNEPVAHFLKKGLAEAGHAIDHADNGQAGLQLATRGSYDVIVMDRMLPGDLDGLEIIARLRAAGNKVPILILSALAAVDERISGLKAGGDDYLVKPFAFGELLARIDALVRRTQEVPAETTLTVDGLTIDLISRKVTRDGKPIALQPREFKLLAYLMRHAGQVVTRTMLLENIWDYHFDPQTNVIDVHVSKLRQKIDAGFARSLLHTVRNSGYMLTADD from the coding sequence ATGAAGATCTTGCTCGTCGAGGACAACGAGCCGGTTGCCCACTTCCTGAAGAAGGGTCTGGCAGAAGCAGGGCATGCAATCGACCACGCGGACAACGGGCAAGCCGGCTTGCAACTGGCCACGCGCGGGTCCTACGACGTGATCGTGATGGACCGGATGCTGCCGGGCGACCTCGACGGACTGGAAATCATCGCGAGGCTACGTGCTGCGGGCAATAAGGTGCCGATACTGATCCTCAGCGCGCTCGCGGCGGTCGACGAACGCATTAGCGGCCTGAAAGCCGGTGGCGACGACTATCTGGTGAAGCCTTTCGCATTCGGCGAACTGCTCGCACGAATCGATGCGCTGGTGCGGCGTACGCAGGAAGTGCCCGCCGAGACCACGCTGACCGTCGACGGCCTGACTATCGATCTGATCTCCCGCAAAGTGACGCGCGACGGCAAGCCCATCGCGCTCCAGCCCCGCGAATTCAAGCTCCTCGCCTACCTGATGCGGCACGCGGGGCAGGTCGTCACGCGCACCATGCTGCTCGAAAATATCTGGGACTATCATTTCGATCCGCAGACCAATGTGATCGATGTCCACGTCAGCAAACTCCGGCAGAAAATCGACGCGGGTTTCGCGCGCTCGCTGCTCCACACGGTTCGCAATTCCGGCTACATGTTGACGGCCGACGACTGA
- a CDS encoding hybrid sensor histidine kinase/response regulator produces MEHARILIVEDDRIVARDIQQQLQRIGHTIVGMTARGEDALQLALDTTPDLVLMDVRLEGEIDGIEVARELRDCCHIPVVFLTAYADSETVKRAALAEPFGYILKPFEDLQLVTVVEMALYKHRAEARLRESERRYAITLSSIGDAVIATDCECRITFINAVAERLTGWQRSDALGRRFDEVFVAIDEANGLGIDDPVPRVLKSGTRTSTLTGTLLESLGGRRTPVEASVSPITDDRAKVEGVVVVFHDVSERRQAEQATWLRKTNARLEAAMCGSDIGVWEVDMPDGDVMSGRVHLTNIWERLGYGPAAETMTSAQYMQIIHPDDRGKTERAIEDYLGGKTASFELENRVMRADGAYRWMLVRGTALRNQQGLPVRFTGTVVDITELKRVQAELTEMMHGVRNVSNAIAHDLRTPLAELRSRLESLSVLRPGPDETFSEVDAALVDIDRVMAIFNALLRLAEIDSGIRRAGFVEGDIGDLVLEAAEFYLPVAELRNVSLSVECAGDLRAVADHLLIAQAVGNLIDNALKYAPVQGTIRVSATRNADGAISIAVADNGPGIPDAEKAKVTGRFYRGDASRGTPGVGLGLSLVAAVATLHGGSVAFTDNHPGTVATLLLTV; encoded by the coding sequence ATGGAGCACGCACGCATTCTGATTGTCGAAGACGACCGGATCGTCGCCCGCGATATCCAGCAACAGCTTCAGCGCATCGGCCACACGATTGTCGGCATGACCGCGCGCGGCGAAGACGCGTTGCAGCTCGCGCTGGATACGACGCCCGATCTTGTGCTGATGGACGTGCGTCTCGAGGGCGAAATCGACGGGATCGAAGTGGCGCGCGAGTTGCGCGATTGTTGCCATATTCCGGTGGTGTTCCTGACTGCGTACGCTGACAGCGAAACGGTAAAACGCGCGGCGCTGGCCGAACCGTTTGGCTACATCCTGAAGCCGTTTGAAGATCTTCAACTGGTGACGGTTGTCGAGATGGCGCTGTACAAGCACCGCGCCGAAGCGCGTTTGCGCGAAAGCGAGCGGCGCTATGCGATCACGCTGTCGAGTATCGGCGATGCGGTGATCGCGACCGACTGCGAATGCAGGATCACGTTTATCAACGCAGTGGCCGAGCGGCTCACGGGCTGGCAGCGTAGCGATGCGTTAGGCCGCAGGTTCGACGAAGTCTTCGTCGCGATCGACGAAGCGAACGGACTGGGCATCGACGATCCGGTGCCGCGTGTGCTGAAATCCGGCACGCGCACGTCAACGCTTACCGGCACGTTGCTGGAATCTCTCGGCGGCCGCCGCACGCCGGTCGAAGCGAGCGTGTCGCCGATCACCGACGATCGCGCGAAAGTCGAGGGCGTCGTCGTGGTATTCCACGATGTGTCCGAGCGTCGTCAGGCCGAGCAGGCCACGTGGCTGCGCAAAACCAACGCACGTCTCGAAGCTGCGATGTGCGGCTCGGACATCGGCGTGTGGGAAGTCGACATGCCCGACGGCGATGTGATGAGCGGCCGCGTGCATCTGACGAACATCTGGGAACGTCTCGGCTATGGTCCCGCAGCGGAAACGATGACCTCGGCGCAGTACATGCAGATCATCCATCCCGACGATCGCGGGAAGACCGAGCGTGCGATCGAAGATTATCTGGGCGGAAAGACCGCGTCGTTCGAACTCGAAAATCGTGTCATGCGCGCAGACGGCGCGTATCGGTGGATGCTGGTACGCGGGACCGCGCTGCGCAATCAACAGGGGCTGCCGGTGCGTTTCACCGGCACCGTGGTCGATATCACCGAGTTGAAGCGCGTGCAGGCCGAGCTGACCGAGATGATGCACGGCGTGCGCAACGTGTCGAATGCGATTGCTCACGATCTGCGCACGCCGTTGGCGGAGTTGCGCTCGCGTCTCGAATCGCTGTCGGTGTTACGGCCCGGCCCGGACGAAACGTTTTCCGAAGTCGATGCGGCGCTCGTCGATATCGATCGCGTGATGGCGATTTTCAATGCGCTGCTGCGGCTTGCGGAGATCGACTCGGGCATCCGTCGCGCGGGTTTCGTCGAGGGCGATATCGGCGATCTGGTGTTGGAGGCCGCCGAGTTCTATCTGCCGGTCGCGGAATTGCGCAATGTGAGCTTGTCGGTCGAATGTGCGGGCGATTTGCGCGCGGTGGCCGACCATCTGCTGATTGCGCAGGCGGTCGGTAATCTGATCGACAACGCGCTGAAATACGCGCCGGTTCAGGGGACCATTCGCGTGTCGGCCACACGCAATGCAGACGGCGCGATATCGATTGCCGTCGCGGATAACGGCCCCGGCATTCCCGACGCGGAGAAGGCCAAGGTCACCGGGCGCTTCTATCGTGGCGACGCAAGCCGGGGAACGCCGGGGGTCGGGCTCGGGCTCTCGCTCGTTGCCGCGGTGGCGACGTTGCACGGCGGCAGCGTCGCGTTCACGGACAATCATCCGGGCACGGTGGCGACGTTGTTGCTGACGGTTTAG